GGTTGGACACGGTGTTCTACGGACCCGTCAACAAGTACACGCGCCGTATCATCGAGGCTGTCCAGAAGAGGCTGCCTGGAGTCGGTGAGTGGCTCTCGGCAACCCTATACAGCAAGGTGGTCGGTACGAATTCGCCGTACCGCGCAGGCAAAAATATTTGAATGAGGAAACCAGACGCAGTGCAGAAAGGCAAGAAATGTGGATTATCAGGCACCCTATGCTTTACCAACCAGTTTTTGTCAACAGAGCAATGCTCAACGTCATGCTTCGCGAGTAGGGCCAGGTTCAAAAGCACGTGGGGGCACTGGGCTGTGGATCTCTCCCTGCTTCGACGTATTGAGTCTTGTGTCTGCCTGAGGAAGGCACCAGCCCATCTTTTTGAGAACGGTATTGTGTCGCTAAGCGCCAGGTTTTGTGTTTGTCACTCTCGCGCTATCCTCGTTTGTCAGGGGGGCGAATCCATAGTAGCATCAAGAGAGCATAGGGCTCATTAGAACGAATAAAGTACTGGGAAAAAGGAGTTACTGTCGTCGTATCCGGATGGAACGACTTGGTACAGGCGGGGAAACGCCGAGTGGGAAAGCAATGAGGTAAAAAGTAGAGGTGAAAAAAATTAGCTTTTTTATCCGTATTTCTTTTAAAAGTAGCAACAGCAGTACCTCTGCTTGCTCCGCATCTATCAAATCAAGACTTACCCACCCTTTCCTTGTTATTTCGAGCACCTTCAGTTACCCTTAGCTTATTTTCACCCTTCGCCATTAGGGTAGAAGCGTGTTAACTACCCATGCTTATACGCTGCTAAGGAAAGCGGTTGTCGCTTTGATTACTACAGGTTTTCTTTCAAAACATTGGCTGACATTTTTTTATGCAACCACAGTATATTACTTACGTCTAACGAGTTTGACACAATGACCTTACCGTGTCGTTCAAGCTACACCGCCATGTAGACGGATTCCCTGGTCGGCTTCTGAGTAATGTTTAATGCCAATAATTTCACATATCGACAAATTTCTTATTAACCAACTCAGGCGCTAGAAATGTGCTCCCTTACTGTCTCCTTGTCACCGCGCCTGCTGCAGCGGTGAAGACAATGATGGACGAGACGACGATGGCGCGGATGCTCTTCTCACGGAACGTGACACCGAACACGGTCGGTCTCTACTTCCAAACGGAATCTCTCGGCGACGACGTGCCCCACGATCTTGCGTACACCATCATGTTCTCGAGTGGTGCCTACGAGATTGCCAAGACTCGCAAGGTCGTCACAGAGACCGGACCCTCGCAGGCCGAAGACCGTGAGTGGAAACTCGTAATGCTTCAGATATCAAAACTGCTGTTTGCTTAGGAGCGGCGTGCAGTGTTCTTGGTTCCAAGCGAAATAAATAATGCATATTTAAATCAATATTGGTTTTGTGTGTGGAATTCGGCTTTTAACATAGGGTCAGTGATGCCCAGTTTCCAAAATGCCTAGTTGGCATACATTCCGTGTAAAATGGGCGTATCATCGATCCAAAATTTAAAACCTGGATTCAGATGTCTCACTTAAGTTCTCTCTGTAGGATAACAACTTGTTGTAGGAATCAATAGCAACTGTATAGTGCTGATGTCAATGAATATTTCCAGCTCGCCATATACAAATCCAGTAACTTTCAGTGATTCGCTTTTTGTCCTGACATTTAGTCTTTTCTTTCATGGGCGTCGGCATACTGTGCAGGCGGTGACGCCATCTCTGAGcggtcggcatgctggcttgaaCGAACGCTCCGTGTTGTATTCCGACTACACGCCCGGTTGCAGTAATTGTTTCTTTGCTTTCGAACTCACGCTGTGTACTTAGTATGACGTGGCGGTTTCTCAGCTACAAATGGTTCGGTGAAACGTACTGAAGTGTTTTACCTTGGTGTGGCCAATATTTCTGCCGCCGGTCATCCAGACGGAGCACCGAGCGGCATGTGTGCACGCGGGTATTCAGCCTTAGTGATGGTTGTGTTTAAAAAAACATGGTTACACGAAGGTACACTCTTACTGCAACATTATTTCTGTAATTACATCCAGTGGTAGGAGCTATCAGTAGTTAGGAAGCATACCCTGCAATTTCAACAGTGTGATCTCAagtacctacctacctacctacctacctacctacctacctacctacctacctacctacctacctacctacccacCTACCTACCCACCTACCTACCCACCTACCTACCTACCACTGGCCCTTCTGATACAAGTTTTTTCCGTTTATTTCACAGGCCGAAAAATTGTCTGTAGATACATTGCGCAACTACTTCTTTTGTTAGAGGGGGTTGCTGtcaatgaataaaatagttttggttagtaataacctGGGGCGTACTTGGGgcggggggagagagagagaagggcggAAGCGCGGACGTCGCCCAAGTGCAGCACGTTCAGCGGCCCCTGTGATGCGGTCGAGAATCGAGCCTTAGCTTTCTCCGTGGCTCTTAACCGAATGCGGTAAAGGTCGGTGCCCGGGGTAGATGAGTTGATCGATGAATTGAATGGGCTGGTGGGCTCAGTGTCTTTATTGTCATGAGATAAAATTTCCAGGATGCTTACAAAATGTGACGTGAAGCTGCCAGCATATTGCCCTTTTTAATGGCATTCTAGGAGCGCATTGAAGCCCTGCTCGCTCAGCGCAGGATCATTCACCGAAATTCGACCGCGTAGCATCCCGAAACCGACGGTCTGATCGAGCGGTTCAATCGCACGCTTGGCGATATGTTGCGGATGTATATTTCACtcgaccactccaactgggacaccgTACTCTCCTTGTTacgttcgcatacaacacggcgacgCAAGCGGCTACCGGCTTTTctccctttttccttgtgtatggccgtGAGACTTCATGCCCTTTGGACACCATCCTGCCGTAaccaacctgacgctacagagtatactgcgctttccgaagtcgccaagtatgctgaagattgccgtcagctggcacgtgccctgactagtgagactcaagaacgtcaaaagacaagacatgaccgtgctcatcaaccaccgcacaacattgctcctggttcgcttgtTTGGCTTTGGATACCAGCGCATATTCCTGGCCTCTCTCCCAAACTCCTGGCGCGTTATCATGGTCCGTGCCGTATCATTGAAGCCCCTTCACCGGTCAACTACAGCGTCGAGACACTCACATTTTTACCAGACCGGCGTTGTCGTGGGCGATAGACAGTCCATGTCAACCGCCTGAAACCTTATTACGACCCGCTCATCTCCTCCGCGCCGAGTCGCCAGGATAGCTACGCTTCGCTCccggggcattgtaatgaagcagacgcacccctgtgtatgtgccgactGAAGAGGAAGGCGAAGGACCGTGCCGTGATCGTGAGTGAGCCCTTCCAGTGCCTTCCTATACCTAGCGTTCCAGTAACGTTGTCAATGACGATAAACCTCCTCGCACATGGCATTCTTTTAGTGCGTATCCTTCTTTGGATAGGTGCCAAGGGTGATTTTCTGCTTCTTGTGGCTTGTCCTTCCGTTTCGTGTCCCAAGATACCCCTACCGCCATGTAGGCTTGAATAGGTGAATCTCTGTAAATACACAAACTACTGTTAAGTTTACCGCCATTTACATGTGGACGCACGAACCTTCGATGCGATATTTCGTAAAAACTCAGTCAAGAGGCCCTCAATTAAGTGAACTCGCGATCCTCACAACTACCATAGCGCACCACATATGCCAGGGCTGCCACCACATGCGGGATTATTGACGCGTGTGCATTCTGGGACACTGGACACCAGGCCACAACATGACGGGAGTGGGGAACAGGGAGGTCCGTAAGGCTGCAGGCGAGAAAATTAGAGAGGACCGCCACTTGAACTGAGCTCAACATTGCTGAACCACACCTGTAGCACCCGTATAGCCCCGTCTTCCGTCGCTGTACCAGACCGCCAGATTGCCTGACTGAAGCACGAGAAAAAGCCTCTCGTGCTTCTTTCTCCAATTACCACTCGCCTTCAATCCTTCCTCCAATTGCCACTCGCCTTCGCAGAGCAGCCCAAGATCTCATCCACAAGACAAGAGCAAAGGCATCCATTACCCCGGATAATCTGAATAAACGGAGAGGAACACAAGTGGGGTGCCCCAATtacgcgtttctaccagaaagcccgccttcataCATAGCGCTCGCTGCCGGCGTTTCCCGGCAAGCATTGTGGTTACATACgatccagttgccgggaagcgtaagaagcagtcagggattattgaatgctatcgcgttccactcctaaaggtgaagcttaagcgccctctaAGTTTTTTCTCAGCTGCGAAGCGTTCTCTCTCAGAAAATATTATTGGTTTTCCTCGTAGTTTTGTGCTACATAGGAGTGAAGGACAATTTTTGTCGTTCACAAATGATGTCTCAAAGTGTGTCTTTCAAGAGTAGGATTTGGAAAAAGACGTCTCGTAGCGAAGTCAAATACTAAGCGGCCAAAAGCACTGGTCACCAGAAGCAACAACAAGGAGTGTCTTTTTAATACCGCATGCTAgtaatttctttctcttcattagaTTTTCTTTCAATTCCGAGTCCCAACCCCCACCGCGGGCTAGGAGAAATGTGTGTAGGAAATGACGTaataggttctcctcttttttgctcattttctatttctttgccgtagcggccgcgcctttcgggccacaatggcggctttattttggttttgtgcgctcacacgtgttgctccgtaggtttcgtaccgtggcaaaggcaccgtgcgggcaggtttgtgTTGGTCTACGTGTTTTGTTGCGgtgtgttatctggaccgtgctctcccggatgttgctatGGCCAgatgggacaggaggaactaaagttcgtgaaatgaacgcgcatgcaacgctgtacgcaatgtacctcGCCACGGCAATTGCAATGAACGAAGGAATATGCGCGGGAAATTTTGCACTCTTTGGCGGtgtcatgctaacgtgccatcgcaggctgAAACCGacgcgtttcagaatctgtacaatgaacgccttgcaggtcagtgattcctgcttttgacagcgcatatggtgcatttgtaGCACGTGGAACGTACTTTATGAATTCATAGtttgtgttcagtaacaacttgcttttgatgggaagatgggaaagaagcggttgctttgacttaaggaacgaatcctccctaccgcaggcgtgtCTTCTATATGCGCGCGAGAATCccagggaagtgaaggttggcggatgcgctgcaagagtgagcaaagctccacagaacgtacgcctgcgaacacatcaaacggctgttccatggtcgcacgtaggccggttctacgcgcg
The sequence above is a segment of the Dermacentor variabilis isolate Ectoservices chromosome 7, ASM5094787v1, whole genome shotgun sequence genome. Coding sequences within it:
- the LOC142586825 gene encoding uncharacterized protein LOC142586825 is translated as MERVLQFSVLLWKNMYLRRLRVRPVAFVVEILMVTVPFIKIQNERGRGGNDAVVSSIIYPVYTPDLSDLRLDTVFYGPVNKYTRRIIEAVQKRLPGVAVKTMMDETTMARMLFSRNVTPNTVGLYFQTESLGDDVPHDLAYTIMFSSGAYEIAKTRKVVTETGPSQAEDREWKLVMLQISKLLFA